In the genome of Streptacidiphilus rugosus AM-16, one region contains:
- a CDS encoding flavin monoamine oxidase family protein, translated as MHREPARSSTTPQPTTRTGSPDRLGLAFSLHGEARRRGMPVAEVAGERAERADRAELRLNRRQLLAGAGAVSVAGLAGAALAGSTRAAAATGAAAAASATAPRVVIVGAGLAGLRCAHQLWTGPKAIASTVYEADTTHIGGRCWSLRGFFANGMVSEHGGSFISSTDTSVLALAKSLGLKTEYANGGTLGSGTYAGWIDGGRYDGAQQQSDWVAEAYQAFAASYAAMGTPRWNNATAEAKRLDQLSCLDYLTQIGLPSGSALSQLIQSIQLQSGGEPAHSSALGMIGFLGASSTFDGGAGFDEKYHLIGGNDQLVSGMLGRLPPGTVRQGYQLTAVVQNSDGSYSCTFSCVGGGSPAVTAQADHLVLALPFSTLRDVDLSRSGLSALKLTAIQQQGMGQNAKLVTQLTGKTWPSLGYNGVSNTGPTGYQTAWDGSVQLGAKGGPALLVNFPGGDTARSVLTGAAHGPAPSADVDWFLSQIENVYPGTTAAFNGLAYEDHWSLDPWHKGAYHYYGIGQYTGFAGYEAVQEGRIHFAGEHTDVDNATLNAAVASGERAATEVNSQV; from the coding sequence ATGCACCGGGAACCTGCCAGATCGAGCACCACGCCCCAGCCGACCACCCGCACCGGTTCTCCGGACCGCCTCGGCCTCGCCTTCTCCCTGCACGGCGAGGCCCGGCGTCGCGGCATGCCGGTCGCCGAGGTCGCCGGCGAGCGCGCCGAACGTGCGGACCGCGCCGAGCTCCGGCTGAATCGGCGTCAACTACTGGCCGGAGCAGGCGCGGTCTCCGTCGCAGGACTGGCCGGAGCCGCACTGGCGGGCTCGACCAGGGCTGCGGCGGCCACCGGGGCGGCGGCCGCGGCGAGCGCGACCGCCCCGCGCGTCGTCATCGTCGGGGCCGGGTTGGCCGGACTGCGCTGCGCACACCAGTTGTGGACGGGGCCCAAAGCGATCGCCTCGACCGTCTACGAGGCCGACACCACGCACATCGGCGGTCGGTGCTGGTCGCTGCGCGGGTTCTTCGCCAACGGCATGGTGAGCGAGCACGGCGGCTCCTTCATCAGCTCGACCGACACCTCCGTACTCGCCCTGGCCAAGTCCCTCGGCCTCAAGACCGAGTACGCGAACGGCGGGACCCTCGGCTCGGGCACCTACGCCGGTTGGATCGACGGCGGCCGCTACGACGGCGCACAGCAGCAGAGCGACTGGGTCGCCGAGGCCTACCAGGCGTTTGCGGCGTCATACGCCGCGATGGGCACCCCACGCTGGAACAACGCCACCGCGGAGGCGAAACGCCTGGACCAGCTCTCCTGCCTCGACTACCTGACCCAGATCGGCCTTCCCTCGGGCTCGGCGCTGAGCCAGCTGATCCAGTCGATCCAGCTCCAGTCCGGCGGCGAACCCGCGCACTCGTCGGCGCTGGGCATGATCGGCTTCCTCGGCGCGTCCTCGACCTTCGACGGCGGGGCCGGCTTCGACGAGAAGTACCACCTCATCGGCGGCAACGACCAGCTGGTCAGCGGCATGCTGGGCCGGCTTCCCCCGGGGACGGTCCGGCAGGGCTACCAGCTCACAGCGGTGGTGCAGAACAGCGACGGCAGCTACAGCTGCACCTTCTCCTGCGTGGGCGGCGGGAGTCCGGCGGTCACCGCGCAGGCCGACCACCTGGTGCTCGCGCTGCCCTTCAGCACCCTGCGGGACGTCGACCTGAGCCGATCCGGGCTCTCGGCGCTGAAGCTCACCGCCATCCAGCAGCAGGGGATGGGCCAGAACGCCAAGCTGGTCACCCAGCTGACCGGTAAGACCTGGCCGTCACTCGGCTACAACGGCGTCAGCAACACCGGCCCGACCGGCTACCAGACGGCCTGGGACGGCTCCGTCCAGCTCGGTGCGAAGGGCGGCCCCGCCCTTCTGGTCAACTTCCCCGGCGGCGACACCGCCCGCTCCGTCCTCACCGGCGCGGCCCACGGCCCCGCCCCCTCGGCGGACGTCGACTGGTTCCTCTCACAGATCGAGAACGTCTACCCGGGGACCACCGCAGCGTTCAACGGCCTCGCCTACGAGGACCACTGGTCGCTCGACCCGTGGCACAAGGGCGCGTACCACTACTACGGGATCGGCCAGTACACCGGATTCGCCGGCTACGAGGCGGTCCAGGAGGGCCGGATCCACTTCGCGGGGGAACACACCGACGTCGACAACGCGACCCTGAACGCGGCGGTCGCCTCGGGCGAGCGTGCGGCCACGGAGGTCAACTCCCAGGTCTGA
- a CDS encoding TetR/AcrR family transcriptional regulator — MSKPPLGTAAHAPADAPAKSTRSKRSGSQLTPELIIEASLRIAARGSADAFTVRRLGEELGADPTAVYRHFRDKDELLLEVADRTLGEVLDSIPAGLSWQDRIRALADGSLAVALRYPAVASAMASRTTRRANEFRVVELILGAVTEAGLTGTDAAVHYRMVGDSLLALVGQRAAYLLFSPEARAADESAWNREYRLVDPQAFPRITAAAAELAEVTQDQVYDARVEALITAIERRATELRGGA, encoded by the coding sequence ATGTCGAAGCCACCCCTGGGAACCGCCGCGCACGCCCCCGCGGACGCCCCCGCCAAGTCCACCCGGAGCAAGCGCTCGGGCAGCCAGCTGACGCCCGAGCTGATCATCGAGGCGAGTCTGCGTATCGCCGCACGCGGCAGCGCGGACGCCTTCACGGTGCGCCGCCTCGGCGAGGAGCTCGGCGCCGACCCGACCGCCGTCTACCGTCACTTCCGCGACAAGGACGAGCTGCTGCTCGAGGTCGCCGACCGCACGCTCGGCGAAGTCCTGGACAGCATCCCGGCCGGACTGAGCTGGCAGGACCGGATCCGCGCGCTGGCCGACGGCTCGCTGGCGGTCGCGCTGCGCTACCCCGCCGTGGCCTCCGCCATGGCGAGCCGGACGACGCGACGGGCCAACGAGTTCCGCGTCGTCGAACTGATCCTCGGGGCGGTGACCGAAGCCGGCCTGACCGGCACGGACGCGGCGGTCCACTACCGGATGGTGGGCGACTCGCTGCTGGCCCTGGTCGGGCAGCGCGCCGCCTACCTGCTCTTCTCCCCCGAGGCGCGGGCCGCGGACGAGTCCGCGTGGAACCGCGAGTACCGGCTCGTCGATCCGCAGGCCTTTCCCCGGATCACGGCGGCAGCGGCGGAGTTGGCCGAGGTGACACAGGACCAGGTCTACGACGCCAGGGTCGAGGCGCTGATCACCGCGATCGAACGCAGGGCGACGGAGCTGCGCGGCGGCGCGTGA
- a CDS encoding amidohydrolase, whose translation MAHHPHQTAELVFRGGSVFTAATPTSTRAGASPAAPVPTAPVPAAPVPAAVAVRDGRILAVVRDESELRDLVGPATEVVDLQGGLLAPGFQDAHVHPAVAGVQMLRCDLAGQRSIEGYLATVAAYAAAHPDAAWIRGGGWSMDVFPDGIPTRTMLDSVVPDRPVLLTNRDGHGAWVNSRALELAGVDRRTPDPADGRIEREPDGTPVGTLQEGAMNLVGDLVPVATAEEARAGLLVAQQHLFSLGVTAWQDAMIGAFPGNPDNFSVYVDAAREGALRARVVGALWWDRERGVEQIPDLLERRLHGRVGRFDATTVKIMQDGIAENFTASMLEPYLDGCGCATANSGLSFVDPAVLREAVRQLDALGFQLHFHALGDRAVREVLDALELARAANGANDNRHHLAHLQLVHPDDLKRFAEVGAAANIQALWAAHEPQMDELTIPYLGAERAALQYPFGDLARAGARLVAGSDWSVSSPNPLWGIHVAVNRAVPVDAPNAATDRRPRRPFYPEQALTLGQAFTAYTAGSAWVNHLDQETGTVEPGKCADLVVLDRDPFAGPPEEIGAAKVRMTFIDGRPVHVADS comes from the coding sequence ATGGCGCACCACCCACACCAGACGGCCGAGTTGGTCTTCCGAGGCGGGAGTGTCTTCACCGCAGCGACGCCGACCAGCACTCGCGCGGGAGCCTCCCCCGCAGCCCCCGTTCCCACAGCCCCTGTCCCCGCAGCCCCCGTTCCGGCGGCGGTCGCCGTCCGGGACGGCCGCATCCTCGCGGTGGTCCGCGACGAGTCCGAGCTGCGTGATCTCGTCGGGCCGGCCACGGAGGTCGTCGACCTCCAGGGCGGTCTGCTCGCGCCCGGGTTCCAGGACGCCCACGTGCACCCCGCCGTGGCCGGCGTGCAGATGCTCCGCTGCGACCTCGCGGGACAGCGCAGCATCGAGGGGTATCTCGCCACCGTCGCGGCCTACGCCGCCGCCCATCCGGACGCCGCGTGGATCAGGGGCGGCGGCTGGTCGATGGACGTGTTCCCCGACGGCATCCCGACCCGCACGATGCTCGACTCCGTCGTTCCCGATCGGCCGGTGCTGCTGACCAACCGCGACGGCCACGGCGCGTGGGTCAACTCCCGTGCGCTGGAGCTGGCCGGGGTCGACCGGCGCACGCCCGATCCGGCCGACGGACGGATCGAGCGGGAGCCCGACGGGACACCCGTCGGCACTCTCCAGGAGGGCGCGATGAACCTGGTCGGCGACCTCGTGCCGGTCGCCACGGCGGAGGAGGCCCGTGCGGGGCTGCTCGTCGCCCAGCAGCACCTCTTCTCGCTCGGCGTCACCGCCTGGCAGGACGCCATGATCGGCGCCTTTCCCGGCAACCCGGACAACTTCTCGGTCTACGTCGACGCCGCCCGCGAAGGCGCGCTCCGGGCGCGCGTGGTCGGCGCGTTGTGGTGGGACCGCGAGCGTGGCGTCGAGCAGATCCCCGACCTGCTGGAGCGCCGTCTGCACGGCCGCGTCGGCCGGTTCGACGCCACCACCGTGAAGATCATGCAGGACGGCATCGCCGAGAACTTCACCGCGAGCATGCTCGAGCCGTACCTCGACGGCTGCGGCTGCGCGACCGCCAACTCCGGCCTGAGCTTCGTCGATCCGGCCGTGCTCCGCGAAGCTGTGCGGCAACTCGACGCGCTCGGCTTCCAGTTGCACTTCCACGCGCTGGGCGACCGAGCGGTCCGCGAGGTCCTCGACGCACTGGAACTGGCCCGTGCCGCCAACGGTGCGAACGACAACCGGCACCACCTCGCCCATCTCCAACTGGTGCACCCGGACGACCTCAAGCGCTTCGCCGAGGTCGGCGCCGCCGCCAACATCCAGGCACTCTGGGCGGCGCACGAGCCGCAGATGGACGAGCTCACCATCCCCTACCTGGGCGCCGAACGCGCCGCGCTGCAGTACCCGTTCGGCGACCTGGCCCGCGCGGGCGCCCGCCTGGTCGCGGGCAGCGACTGGTCGGTCAGCAGCCCCAACCCGCTCTGGGGCATCCACGTGGCGGTCAACCGCGCCGTGCCGGTCGACGCGCCGAACGCCGCGACCGACCGGCGGCCCCGGCGGCCGTTCTACCCCGAGCAGGCGCTCACCCTGGGGCAGGCCTTCACCGCGTACACGGCGGGGAGCGCCTGGGTGAACCACCTGGACCAGGAGACCGGCACCGTCGAGCCGGGCAAGTGCGCGGACCTGGTCGTGCTGGACCGCGACCCGTTCGCCGGTCCGCCCGAGGAGATCGGCGCGGCCAAGGTCCGGATGACCTTCATCGACGGACGCCCCGTCCACGTCGCCGACAGCTGA
- a CDS encoding ABC transporter substrate-binding protein, with translation MSTPTSSTPRRTAPRRTARTGSARRTLLAVSSRSAVSSRSAVSALAALSALALTLTACSGTAHPGGAGGASGTGAAYRLTARTPASAGGLDSFTWSLFAEPTSIDYAYSFDYPPNTVLANVCESLLRWNPDLTTSPGLASAVASPTPTTWVYTIRGGVHFHDGTVLTADDVVASLRRNLDPNVGSDWAYPYRNVKSVDKTGPMQVTVTLNTPDSTFNKYMAASPGTVESAATLRSDGKDYGNPSKGVNCTGPFAFSSWTPGQSLVLTRFDGYWDPSLRARSKQVKFVFLSDATARVNAFRTGEVDGGWMVPPDSYAQLASSSAGRLYYGQNTTVADEVVGNLKGVLGSADVRRALLMAIDRKGIIKAGVAGVGDVADSLVTRNNWNGSLSGGSLDAVLKALPAYPYDPPKARRLAAKAGVAGQKVVIATSPLDSQTTIITQAVAQAATAIGLKPEIDTISSDKYTALFTDPAARKGVDLFLTFWYTSITDPLDMYGSLRTGAFSNYGNWSNPQFDAAVNQAVGSADPAARAAAAAKAQQIAMDQLPWLPLYTEPVSVFLGKRITGVQPSIDYLYYPWAAEIGAQGSGSQGTGAQG, from the coding sequence ATGAGCACGCCCACGAGCTCCACCCCGCGCCGCACCGCCCCGCGCCGCACCGCCCGCACCGGATCCGCGCGCCGCACCCTCCTCGCCGTCTCCTCCCGCTCCGCAGTCTCCTCCCGCTCCGCCGTCTCCGCTCTCGCCGCCCTCTCCGCCCTCGCCCTGACGCTCACCGCCTGCAGCGGGACAGCCCACCCCGGCGGGGCCGGCGGCGCTTCGGGCACCGGGGCCGCCTACCGGCTCACCGCCAGGACCCCGGCGAGCGCCGGCGGCCTGGACTCCTTCACCTGGTCGCTCTTCGCCGAGCCGACGTCGATCGACTACGCCTACTCCTTCGACTACCCGCCGAACACGGTGCTCGCCAACGTCTGCGAGAGCCTGCTGCGCTGGAACCCGGACCTCACCACCTCGCCGGGTCTCGCCTCCGCCGTCGCCAGCCCCACGCCCACCACCTGGGTCTACACGATCCGCGGCGGCGTCCACTTCCACGACGGGACGGTGCTCACGGCGGACGACGTGGTCGCCTCGCTGCGCCGCAACCTCGACCCGAACGTCGGGAGCGACTGGGCCTACCCGTACCGCAACGTGAAGTCCGTCGACAAGACCGGGCCGATGCAGGTCACCGTCACCCTCAACACCCCCGACTCGACCTTCAACAAGTACATGGCGGCCAGTCCCGGCACGGTCGAGTCGGCCGCGACGCTGCGCAGCGACGGCAAGGACTACGGCAACCCGTCCAAGGGTGTGAACTGCACCGGACCGTTCGCCTTCTCCTCGTGGACGCCCGGTCAGTCCCTGGTGCTGACCCGCTTCGACGGCTACTGGGACCCGTCGCTGCGCGCCAGGTCCAAGCAGGTGAAGTTCGTCTTCCTCTCCGACGCCACCGCGCGCGTCAACGCCTTCCGGACCGGCGAGGTCGACGGCGGCTGGATGGTCCCGCCGGACTCCTACGCCCAGCTCGCCTCCTCCTCGGCGGGCAGGCTCTACTACGGGCAGAACACCACCGTCGCGGACGAGGTCGTGGGCAACCTCAAGGGCGTGCTGGGCAGCGCCGACGTGCGCCGGGCACTGCTGATGGCGATCGACCGGAAGGGCATCATCAAGGCCGGCGTCGCCGGGGTCGGCGACGTCGCGGACTCCCTGGTGACGCGGAACAACTGGAACGGCAGTCTTTCCGGCGGCAGCCTCGACGCCGTTCTCAAGGCGCTGCCCGCCTACCCCTACGACCCGCCGAAGGCTAGGCGGCTCGCCGCGAAGGCGGGAGTCGCGGGGCAGAAGGTGGTGATCGCGACCAGCCCGCTGGACTCGCAGACCACGATCATCACCCAGGCCGTCGCGCAGGCCGCCACGGCCATCGGCCTCAAGCCGGAGATCGACACGATCTCGTCCGACAAGTACACCGCGCTCTTCACCGACCCCGCCGCCCGCAAGGGCGTCGACCTCTTCCTGACCTTCTGGTACACCTCCATCACCGACCCGCTGGACATGTACGGCTCGCTGCGGACCGGCGCGTTCAGCAACTACGGCAACTGGTCGAACCCGCAGTTCGACGCCGCCGTCAACCAGGCCGTCGGCTCCGCCGATCCGGCCGCCCGCGCCGCCGCCGCGGCCAAGGCGCAGCAGATCGCCATGGACCAGCTGCCCTGGCTGCCGCTCTACACCGAGCCGGTCAGCGTCTTCCTCGGCAAGCGGATCACCGGCGTGCAGCCCTCCATCGACTACCTGTACTACCCCTGGGCGGCCGAGATCGGCGCACAGGGCAGCGGATCACAGGGCACGGGAGCGCAGGGATGA
- a CDS encoding ABC transporter permease, whose protein sequence is MSLAVAVLRRLAGMAVTLLVTSFLVFSSLYLAPGDPVSFLVRGRSPSPAELAAIRRQFGFDQPFPVRYWHWLDAVLHGDFGRSYLFHESVGAVISSRLPASLLLVGVSTVLIAVVGIGAGALGALRRGTRTDKTVLLLMTVGAAVPSFAAAIVLRSVFGVRLGWFPTIGNGTGFVDQLHHVAMPAVALSVTFMALVTRVSRTAMLDELGREHVEVALSRGTGRWSVLRRHVFRNALGPIVTVSGLLVSGMLVSTAIVETAFGMSGIGSLLVQCVDELDFQVVQALVLLVVAVFVVVNTLVDLLYPLIDPRVAAGGGAR, encoded by the coding sequence ATGAGCCTCGCCGTCGCCGTGCTGCGCAGACTGGCCGGGATGGCGGTGACCCTGCTGGTGACCTCCTTCCTCGTGTTCTCCTCGCTCTACCTCGCGCCGGGCGACCCGGTCTCCTTCCTGGTCCGCGGCCGCAGCCCGAGCCCGGCCGAACTGGCGGCGATCCGCCGGCAGTTCGGCTTCGACCAGCCGTTCCCTGTGCGCTACTGGCACTGGCTGGACGCGGTCCTGCACGGCGACTTCGGCCGCTCCTACCTCTTCCACGAGAGCGTCGGCGCGGTGATCTCCTCCAGGCTCCCCGCCTCGCTGCTGCTGGTCGGTGTGTCGACGGTGCTGATCGCGGTGGTCGGGATCGGCGCGGGTGCGCTCGGCGCGCTGCGGCGCGGGACGCGCACCGACAAGACGGTGCTGCTGCTGATGACGGTCGGCGCCGCGGTGCCCTCCTTCGCCGCCGCCATCGTGCTGCGGTCGGTGTTCGGGGTTCGGCTGGGCTGGTTCCCGACCATCGGCAACGGCACCGGCTTCGTCGACCAGCTCCACCACGTGGCGATGCCCGCCGTCGCCCTGTCGGTCACCTTCATGGCCCTGGTCACCCGCGTCTCCCGGACGGCGATGCTGGACGAACTGGGCCGGGAGCACGTCGAGGTGGCGCTGAGCCGGGGGACCGGCCGGTGGAGCGTGCTGCGCCGGCACGTGTTCCGCAACGCGCTCGGCCCGATCGTCACCGTCTCCGGCCTGCTGGTCTCCGGGATGCTCGTCAGCACCGCGATCGTCGAGACCGCCTTCGGGATGTCCGGGATCGGCTCGCTGTTGGTGCAGTGCGTCGACGAGCTGGACTTCCAGGTCGTGCAGGCGTTGGTGCTGCTGGTCGTCGCCGTCTTCGTCGTCGTCAACACCCTGGTCGACCTGCTGTATCCGCTGATCGACCCGAGGGTCGCCGCCGGGGGAGGAGCCCGATGA
- a CDS encoding ABC transporter permease has translation MSSATTPPRPEPSLQPRPASGLQRRPGAAWLRRGLGSGFLRYGVLFRICLVLLVLFVLVAVFAPWLAPQDPTIGDFADTMAGPGADHWLGTDQGGHDTFSALLEGARTSLLGPLGVVVFSSLSGIAVGLFSGWRGGRVDAVIGRMLDVLFAFPSLLLAILAVALFGKGLGAPVLAMAVAYMPYTARLVRSLTAQQKNRPYVSAYLVQGHAPAYVAARRLLPNIAPTVLAQSTVNFGYALLDLAALSFLGLGVQPPTPDWGAMINQGQGAVLAGQPLSAVLPALAVVLVVVAFNVVGEQLGDQLAGRES, from the coding sequence ATGAGCAGCGCCACCACCCCACCACGGCCGGAACCCTCGCTGCAGCCCCGGCCCGCCTCGGGCCTGCAGCGTCGCCCCGGGGCGGCCTGGCTGCGCCGCGGCCTGGGCAGCGGCTTCCTCCGGTACGGAGTGCTGTTCCGGATCTGCCTGGTGCTGCTGGTCCTGTTCGTGCTGGTGGCGGTGTTCGCGCCCTGGCTCGCGCCGCAGGACCCCACGATCGGCGACTTCGCCGACACCATGGCCGGTCCCGGGGCCGACCACTGGCTCGGCACCGACCAGGGCGGGCACGACACGTTCTCCGCGCTGCTGGAGGGGGCCAGGACCAGCCTGCTGGGGCCGCTGGGCGTGGTCGTCTTCTCCAGCCTCAGCGGCATCGCCGTCGGCCTGTTCAGCGGCTGGCGCGGCGGACGCGTGGACGCGGTGATCGGCCGCATGCTGGACGTCCTGTTCGCGTTCCCCTCCCTGCTGCTGGCGATCCTCGCCGTCGCGCTGTTCGGCAAGGGTCTCGGCGCGCCGGTGCTGGCCATGGCGGTCGCCTACATGCCCTACACGGCCCGGCTCGTGCGCAGTCTGACGGCGCAGCAGAAGAACCGCCCCTACGTGTCCGCCTACCTGGTCCAGGGCCACGCCCCGGCGTACGTGGCGGCACGAAGGCTGCTGCCGAACATCGCACCGACCGTGCTCGCGCAGTCCACCGTCAACTTCGGCTACGCGCTGCTGGATCTGGCCGCGCTCTCCTTCCTCGGCCTGGGCGTGCAGCCGCCGACGCCCGACTGGGGCGCGATGATCAACCAGGGCCAGGGGGCGGTGCTCGCCGGACAGCCGCTGTCCGCGGTGCTGCCGGCCCTGGCCGTGGTGCTGGTCGTGGTGGCCTTCAACGTGGTCGGCGAACAGCTCGGCGACCAGCTCGCCGGAAGGGAGTCCTGA
- a CDS encoding ABC transporter ATP-binding protein, with the protein MSSASASASASVHRAEAPAALLRLDALTVELPGAARPVLDAVSLSVAAGEVVGLVGESGSGKSVTARSALGLLPHGARTAGRILVDGVDLVGADAARLREVRTATAAMVFQDPRAGINPVRRVGDFLTEPLRLTHRWSRRQADARALDLLAAVGLPDPERQLRQYPHELSGGMLQRVMIAGALAGEPRLLLCDEPTTALDVSTQAEILALLGRLQRERGLGMLLITHDIELAAASCDRVYVMYAGRIVEAARADELFGSPRHPYTVGLLGSSPPLTGPLERLRPVPGAPMGLNESAPGCAFAARCAFVDPGRCDRAQPALLPLPEAPGRSAACVRASELPLMTEAHP; encoded by the coding sequence ATGTCATCGGCATCCGCATCAGCGTCCGCATCCGTGCACCGCGCCGAGGCCCCCGCCGCGCTGCTCCGCCTGGACGCGCTGACGGTCGAACTCCCCGGCGCGGCCAGGCCGGTGCTCGACGCGGTGTCGTTGAGCGTCGCGGCGGGCGAGGTCGTCGGGCTGGTCGGCGAGTCGGGCTCGGGCAAGTCGGTGACCGCGCGTTCCGCGCTCGGCCTGCTGCCGCACGGCGCGCGGACCGCCGGCCGGATCCTGGTCGACGGCGTGGACCTGGTCGGGGCCGACGCCGCCCGGCTGCGCGAGGTGCGCACGGCGACCGCCGCCATGGTCTTCCAGGACCCGAGGGCCGGCATCAATCCGGTGCGCCGCGTCGGCGACTTCCTCACCGAGCCGCTGCGGCTGACCCACCGCTGGTCCCGCAGGCAGGCCGACGCCCGTGCCCTCGACCTGCTCGCCGCCGTGGGCCTGCCCGATCCCGAGCGGCAACTGCGGCAGTATCCGCACGAGTTGTCCGGCGGCATGCTGCAAAGGGTGATGATCGCCGGAGCCCTGGCGGGAGAGCCGCGGCTGCTGCTCTGCGACGAGCCGACGACGGCGCTGGACGTCAGCACCCAGGCGGAGATCCTGGCCCTGCTGGGTCGGCTCCAACGCGAGCGCGGCCTGGGCATGTTGCTGATCACCCACGACATCGAGCTGGCCGCAGCCTCCTGCGACCGGGTCTACGTGATGTACGCGGGCCGCATCGTCGAAGCCGCGCGCGCCGACGAGCTGTTCGGTTCGCCGCGTCACCCGTACACCGTCGGCCTGCTGGGCTCCTCACCGCCGCTGACCGGGCCGCTGGAACGGCTCCGGCCGGTCCCCGGCGCGCCGATGGGGCTGAACGAGTCCGCACCCGGCTGCGCCTTCGCCGCCCGGTGCGCGTTCGTCGACCCCGGTCGCTGCGACCGGGCGCAGCCCGCACTGCTGCCGCTCCCCGAAGCGCCGGGCCGCTCCGCCGCCTGCGTCCGCGCGTCGGAACTCCCGCTCATGACGGAGGCCCACCCGTGA
- a CDS encoding ATP-binding cassette domain-containing protein, giving the protein MTTPTPLLEVAGLRKTYGATVAVDGVSFALPPGGALGLVGESGSGKTTTARMLVGLERPDSGSIRVLGTPLAPAVHGRAARLARAKAVQIVFQDPYLSLDARIGVGATIDGVLRLHGLGDRVARAARVRELLDQVGLGEREAAALPRRLSGGQRQRAAIARALAVEPAVLVLDEAVSALDVSVQAQVLNLLADIRREAGIGLVFVSHDLAVVRYVCDEALVLHRGRPVEHRPMAELLDAPAHPYTRLLLASVPHPGWDPDDIARRRRELSRQG; this is encoded by the coding sequence GTGACGACGCCCACCCCGCTGCTCGAAGTCGCCGGGCTGCGCAAGACCTACGGCGCGACCGTGGCCGTCGACGGGGTCTCCTTCGCGCTGCCGCCGGGCGGTGCGCTCGGTCTGGTCGGCGAGTCGGGATCCGGCAAGACGACCACGGCCCGGATGCTGGTCGGGCTGGAGCGTCCCGACAGCGGCTCCATCCGCGTGCTCGGGACGCCGCTCGCGCCCGCCGTCCACGGCCGGGCCGCCCGCCTGGCCCGGGCGAAGGCGGTGCAGATCGTCTTCCAGGACCCCTACCTCTCACTGGACGCCAGGATCGGCGTCGGGGCGACGATCGACGGGGTGCTGCGGCTGCACGGGCTGGGCGACCGCGTCGCCCGTGCGGCCAGGGTCCGCGAGCTGCTCGACCAGGTCGGCCTCGGCGAGCGCGAGGCGGCCGCGCTGCCGCGCCGGCTCTCCGGCGGCCAGCGGCAACGGGCGGCGATCGCCCGCGCGTTGGCGGTGGAACCCGCCGTGCTGGTGCTGGACGAGGCGGTCTCCGCGCTCGACGTCTCGGTGCAGGCGCAGGTGCTGAACCTGCTCGCCGACATCCGCCGGGAGGCGGGTATCGGCCTGGTGTTCGTCAGCCACGACCTCGCGGTGGTCCGCTACGTCTGCGACGAGGCCCTGGTCCTGCACCGCGGCCGGCCCGTGGAGCACCGCCCGATGGCGGAACTCCTCGACGCCCCGGCCCATCCGTACACCCGGCTGCTGCTGGCCTCGGTCCCGCACCCGGGCTGGGACCCCGACGACATCGCCCGCCGCCGCCGCGAACTGAGCCGCCAGGGTTGA
- a CDS encoding inorganic diphosphatase, translating into MEFDVTIEIPKGSRNKYEVDHESGRIYLDRMLFTSTRYPADYGFVDGTLGEDGDPLDALVILEEPTFPGCVIKCRAIGMFHMTDEAGGDDKLLCVPASDPRWEHLRDIHHVSEFDRLEIQHFFEVYKDLEPGKSVEGAHWVGRQEAEEEITNSIKRLADSGKSH; encoded by the coding sequence TTGGAGTTCGACGTCACGATCGAGATCCCGAAGGGTTCGCGGAACAAGTACGAGGTCGACCACGAGTCCGGTCGCATCTACCTCGACCGCATGCTCTTCACCTCGACCCGTTACCCGGCCGACTACGGCTTCGTCGACGGGACCCTCGGCGAGGACGGCGACCCGCTCGACGCGCTCGTCATCCTCGAGGAGCCCACCTTCCCCGGCTGCGTCATCAAGTGCCGCGCCATCGGGATGTTCCACATGACCGACGAGGCGGGCGGCGACGACAAGCTGCTCTGCGTCCCGGCCTCGGACCCGCGCTGGGAGCACCTGCGCGACATCCACCACGTGTCGGAGTTCGACCGCCTGGAGATCCAGCACTTCTTCGAGGTCTACAAGGACCTGGAGCCCGGCAAGTCCGTCGAGGGCGCGCACTGGGTCGGTCGCCAGGAGGCCGAGGAGGAGATCACCAACTCCATCAAGCGTCTCGCCGACTCCGGCAAGTCGCACTGA